Below is a genomic region from Sulfitobacter sp. OXR-159.
CGACACGGCGATCATGGCGGATATGGATTGGATGGGCGACTATCACAAACCCGACATTGGCATTCTATCCGCGGGCGGGCATTTCACGATGGACATGGCGCAGGCCGCCTATGTCGCGAAACGTTATTTTAACTTCAAGACGGTTATTCCCTGCCACTACCGCACATTCGACGCGCTGGAGCAATCGGCGCAGGCGTTGACCGATGGCCTGCCCGGCGTCGATGTGGTGGAGCCGCAGGTCATGCAGCCGATCACCGTCTGACCAACTGCCCCCGACCGCCTTGCGCGCCAAGGCGGAACGGGGGATACCTGAATGAACCACCGGGGAAATGCCATGTTTGCCAAATCGACTGCCGTGATCTTGTTGCTGACGCTGGGGGCCTGCGCCCCGCTGGACCGGGCCGAGCCTACCGGCAGTGTCGGCTTTACCGGCGTGGGTGGTGACCGGCCAGTCATCTTCCCGGCGCATCTTTTGGTGTACCAGCCGCAATAGACGTAAGGCGGCTGAGATGCCCAAAGAAGGTCACTTCATCAACCGCAGCAATTGGCTGCGCGCTGCCGTTTTGGGGGCCAACGACGGTATCGTCTCTTCTGCCAGCCTGCTGGTGGGGGTGAGCGCGGCTGGCATGGCGCAGGGCAATGTCCTGCTGACCGGACTTGCGGGGCTCACCGCCGGGGCGCTTTCAATGGCGGCAGGGGAGTATGTCTCGGTCTCGGCACAGGCGGACGTTGAGAAGGCCGATTTGGAGCGCGAGCGCGTGGCCCTGATCGAAGACCCGGATTACGAGCTGAGCGAACTTGCCGAAGGGCTGGAGAACCGGGGCGTGGAAAGTGACCTCGCCTTGGAAGTCGCAGCACAGATGACCGACCATGACGCCTTGGGCGCCCACGCGCGCGAAGAGTTGGGCATGTTCGGCCTTGCCGGTCAGGCCGATCCGCTGCAGGCGGCGGGCGCCTCGGCGCTGGCCTTTGCCTTGGGCGGCGGGCTGCCCTTGTTGGCGGCTGTTCTGGCCCCTGCGGGGGCGCGTGGCCTGACGATCGCATTGGTTGCGTTGCTGGCGCTGGTGCTGCTTGGCGCGGGCGGGGCACAACTGGGCGGTGCGCCGAAGCGGCCCGCCATCAGGCGTGTCGTTTTCTGGGGCGGTTTGGCTATGGCCGTGACCGCGGGGGTCGGCCATCTTTTCGGAGCGATTGGCTGACCGCTTTGACTTTAAATGCCGCCAAAGAAAAAGGCCGACCCCTTTCAGGGCCGGCCTTTCACATCAGATGGTCCAGCGATTATTCGCGGTTGCCGAAGAGCGACAGCAACATCATGAACATGTTGATGAAGTCCAGATAGAGGCTCAGCGCGCCCATGATCGCGGCCTTGCCCAGCCACTCAGTGTCGCCGTGATGCGCGTGGGCCAGATACTCGGTCTTGATCTTCTGGGTGTCATAGGCGGTCAGACCCGCGAAGATCAGAACACCGATGGCCGAAATCGCGAACATCAGCGCCGAAGAGGCGAGGAAGATGTTAACGATCGACGCGACAACCAGACCGATCACGCCCATGATCAAGAAGCTGCCCCAGCCGGAGATGTCCTTCTTGGTGGTGTAGCCCCAGAGCGACAAACCGGCGAAGGCGATCGACGTGATCAAAAAGACCTGCGCGATGGAATAGCCGGTAAAGACAAGGAAGATCGAGCTGATCGAGATGCCCATGACGGCGGCGAAGGCGTAGAACACGACCTGCGCCGTGGCCGCCGACATTTTGTTGATCATCGCGCTAAAGCCAAAGACAAAAGCGAGCGGCGCGAACATTACGACCCATTTCAGCGGCGAGGCATAGAGCGCATAGCCCAACTGCGTCAGGTACTTATCTTGGCTAAGCTGCGCTACGGCGGCGGAAGGGTCGGAGGTAACCGATAGCCCAGAGATGGCCCAGGCCGCGGCGAAGGTGATGAGCATGCCGATCGACATGGTGCCATACACCTTGTTCATATGAGCGCGCAGACCCTCGTCGATCGCGGCGACGCGCGACCCGGCAGCAGAGCGAATTGAATTGACGTCAGCCATTTAGTGACTCCCATTGGCAAAGTTGCGTGTCGAAACCCGGCCGACACGTTCTTGGCTTTGAATATCGGACCTGAGAGGGCGAATTTCAAGTGTCTTGCGGTCTGATATCACGGCAATAATCGCGGGTTTCGCCCTGGATTTGTCAGGGGCGCGCGCTGAGGGTCGGTAAGACCTCTATTTCGGGCGGGCGGGCCGCCCAAGGCGCGGTGATCGGCGGAAAAGCACCGATGCTTTGGCGGCGCGGCGGGGCGCGAGTAACGGTGACGTGAACCACCCGAGAGCCAGAAAATCGGCATTTGAACTATTCCGGGGGGAACCGATTGATATCCTTCGCGTTCATCCAGTGGTTGCCGAGCGGGAAACCACTACAGCCAAGGAAACTTGGAGATTCAACGCCCGCTGGTCAAAGAGAGAGAGGGGCAGTGCACCGCCTGAGGTTGCAGTAGAAACGGAACAGATTTTTACCATCACGTGAAATTTCTTTGCCGAATTCAACGCAACCGCTATGATAGGAGGTAGGACTTTCACGC
It encodes:
- a CDS encoding Bax inhibitor-1 family protein; translated protein: MADVNSIRSAAGSRVAAIDEGLRAHMNKVYGTMSIGMLITFAAAWAISGLSVTSDPSAAVAQLSQDKYLTQLGYALYASPLKWVVMFAPLAFVFGFSAMINKMSAATAQVVFYAFAAVMGISISSIFLVFTGYSIAQVFLITSIAFAGLSLWGYTTKKDISGWGSFLIMGVIGLVVASIVNIFLASSALMFAISAIGVLIFAGLTAYDTQKIKTEYLAHAHHGDTEWLGKAAIMGALSLYLDFINMFMMLLSLFGNRE
- a CDS encoding VIT1/CCC1 transporter family protein, yielding MPKEGHFINRSNWLRAAVLGANDGIVSSASLLVGVSAAGMAQGNVLLTGLAGLTAGALSMAAGEYVSVSAQADVEKADLERERVALIEDPDYELSELAEGLENRGVESDLALEVAAQMTDHDALGAHAREELGMFGLAGQADPLQAAGASALAFALGGGLPLLAAVLAPAGARGLTIALVALLALVLLGAGGAQLGGAPKRPAIRRVVFWGGLAMAVTAGVGHLFGAIG